CGGGTTCGCCTTCGTCAGCGGTTCCGTCTGTTGAGTTCGGGTTCGATAGAAGGTACGTGAGCGGGTTCTCATCGTTGGGGACGAGGTCACCGCTAACGGCCATGTCGCCTATGTAGATGCCGTCACTGGGGATATTGAGGCCGACGCGGAGAACTTCTTCGTCCTCAATAAGATGGACATCTTCTCCGGGTTTCGGCGGTCGATCGACGGTCTGTCTGGTGAGGGCATCTTCGACGCGGTCGTGCTCGACGATGGCGATCGGGTCGAGATGGGAGACGTAGGCGAGGTTTTGTTCGCCGAAGTCACTGTAGCCGCCGCCATCGACCCAGTCATTGATTTCGGTGATCGGTCGGTATTCGAGGCGGTCAATCGCGGCGAGGAGGACTTCGTCTTCGTTCGGCTCGGTTGTCGCGTCAGGGTAGGGGATGCAGACGTAGTTGCCGACGCGGAGACCGTCGCGTTCGTGCTGGTCGATATAGGCGATAATCTGCATTTCGCTCCGCCCGACGAACAACTGTGAGTCTTTGAGCGCAACGTGTCCAAGACTGTCGTCGCCGAGAACAGGGTCTGCCATCGCTTCGTCCTCAGGTTCGGCCGCAATACTGTTTTGGTCGCCGTACTTTGCTGCGATGTCGTCTGTTGAATCAGTCATTGTGGATCACTCCTGGTTGTTGAGGTCGTTATAGCCGCGGAGCTGATTGTAGGTGCGAACCGATGTCGCGTGTTGGAGTTCCCGCCGTAGCCGCTGTCGGTTCTCCCGGCTAATTGTGGCAGCTTCGTCTGCGGCTTCGATCGCAAAGGGAATGCTTCGAGTCGCGGCGATTTCAGCGAGAACTTTCTGTTGGAGTCGCTCACGGTCTGTTTCGTCTCGAACCATCATGAGCGGGGCTTCGACGCGGACGACGGTGTTTTGAAGCGGGATGCGAGCGTAGAAGAACGCCGTCTGGTATTCGGCGGCATCACCGCGACGGAATTCGATGCCGTCGAGACCTTCTAAGGGGACGAACGCGCTATCCGCCTGCGCGGGTGACATCTGGCGCTGGACGAGCCACGTCGTATAGCTGATGACAGCGCCGTCGTCACCGTACCAGTCGTCGGGATTGTACAGAGCTTCGCTGAAGAACAGGTTATCGTTCCCCCAGCGTAACGGCGTGTCTACCTCGTCTGGCGCTTTTGCCTCGATCGCGGAGACGACTTGGGTGCTGGTCGGGGATTTGACGATCCCGGCGACTGGGAGGTCGGCTTGGTCCTGGCCTTCGACGACGCGGAGGTAGTTCGTGACGATGTCGTCGATCATGTCCGGCCAGAAGTCGAGCGGTGTCTCTCGGGAGTCCGGGGTTTGTGCGAACATCGTCCAGAGCAACACTCGACTCGGGTACAGCGGGCCGTCGATGAACAGTGGCCCGTTGATGTCGTCTAGGTGGCGGCGGGCGTGCCACCCCTCCGCGTACGTTCGTGCGATCCCGGTCACCCAGTCGGCGAGGTCACGCTGGCGAGACGAGATCGTTGGGAACCGGAATACGTCGGCGTCAACGTTGTCGTACTCCGCGCGGAGGTCATCGATGTCGAATTCCTCATTGTCGAAGTAGACGACGGTCGTCAGGGTGCTTTCCTTGGCGAGGTCAGCACGGTCAGTCCGGCCACCGATCCCGAGTTTGGCGTTGGCAGCCCCGAGTAGGAGGCCGTTGCTGAATTGGAGCGGCTGAGTGGTACTCGCGTCAACGCCGTAGGTCACCGGCCACGGATCATCCCAATCTTGGACGTTGTCAACGAGTTCGTGGTTGATGGCTGGTTGTTCAAGTGCCTCAATGTCGCCTCCGGGGCGGGCAACGTATTCGAACAGATCAGCAGCGGGGCGTTCCTCTTCGTCGGCAGCGTCGTCAACACGACCATCGATGGAGCTGAAGACGTCCCGGAGCGCACCGAGTGTATTCGGATCAGTCATCGTCTCCGGCGACGCCTTCTGTTCCGGACTTTCCGTGACTCGGCGTGACTGTACTCGCATCCTCGGTGGGATCCTTTTGGGCGTGGAGCGCAGCGTCCGCGTTCTGGATGAGCCGGTCGTTGTGGCTCACGACGAGGATCTGTGGGACGTTCCATTCGGAGATTGCTTGGATGACGGAGTGGAGTTCGTCTACGTGGTCGTCGTCGAGGAAGCTTGTCGGTTCATCGAGGATGAACGGTGGGAGACGGTCGCCCCCGGAGCTATCGCGTTTCGCCACAAGGCGGTAGACGCCGGCGCGTAGCGCGAGATTGACGACTGTGCTCTCGCCCCCGCTCGTGACTTCGGGCTTCATGTGGGCGCCATCGCTGGTCACGAGGCTGATTGTGTAATCTTGGTCGATGTGAACGCCGGCGTAGCTCTGGTTCTGGTACAGGTCGTTGAAGACTTCGTTCGTGTAGGCGTTCAGCAGTTCGACGTTCTCCTTGCGTAGCTGGGTTTTGACGTCCTCGTAGCCCGCGATGATGTCATTGATATCCTCGACGACGGTATCGCCCCATTCTTTCTGCTCGGTGAGTGTTTCGACGCGCTCCTCCTGCTGTTCGACCGTATTGAGCGCCGCATTCTTGTCCGCGCGTTCCTGGACGAGCGTTTCGTGTTCCTCTTCAGCGGTTTCTTTCTCCTCGGCAGCGGCTTCTCGGTATCCTTCGTACTCCTCGATGTCCGACTCCAAGTCCTCAACGTCGATGTCCGCCAGCTCGTCGTCTATCTCTTCG
The DNA window shown above is from Haloarcula halobia and carries:
- a CDS encoding DNA double-strand break repair nuclease NurA encodes the protein MTDPNTLGALRDVFSSIDGRVDDAADEEERPAADLFEYVARPGGDIEALEQPAINHELVDNVQDWDDPWPVTYGVDASTTQPLQFSNGLLLGAANAKLGIGGRTDRADLAKESTLTTVVYFDNEEFDIDDLRAEYDNVDADVFRFPTISSRQRDLADWVTGIARTYAEGWHARRHLDDINGPLFIDGPLYPSRVLLWTMFAQTPDSRETPLDFWPDMIDDIVTNYLRVVEGQDQADLPVAGIVKSPTSTQVVSAIEAKAPDEVDTPLRWGNDNLFFSEALYNPDDWYGDDGAVISYTTWLVQRQMSPAQADSAFVPLEGLDGIEFRRGDAAEYQTAFFYARIPLQNTVVRVEAPLMMVRDETDRERLQQKVLAEIAATRSIPFAIEAADEAATISRENRQRLRRELQHATSVRTYNQLRGYNDLNNQE